AGTTAAAATGGGAATCCCAATTCCTACTTTATACTAATTCTTTTTTCTTTTATTCTTTTTTTCATAAAATTATTTTAACGCTTTTTATTACAATAAATTATTATTAAACTTATTTTACTAGTCCTTATTAAAATTCATCCACTACAACAATCTTATTTTAAAGTTTAAATAAAGGAACTATAAATTTATTATCAAACTTCTCAATCAAATATAATATATATTATTAAATCATAATTTATTTATGGAAAATTAAGAGGGTTTAAAAAATGACACCGAAAATAATGATTATACTAGGAAGTGGATCTGATATTGATATAGCAAAAAAGTCTGTTGATATTTTAGAAAAACTTGAAATTCCTTATAGTTTAAAAATAGCTTCTGCACATAGAACTCCCCATCTCGTTAGAGAACTTGTAATTAGAGGAGAAGAAGCAGGAATTGAAGTTTTTATTGGTATTGCAGGTTTGGCAGCCCATCTTCCTGGAATAATTGCATCACATACTTCAAAGCCAGTGATTGGAGTTCCAGTAGAAGGAAAACTTGATGGGTTAGATGCATTGTATTCAACAATTCAACTTCCTTATCCCACACCAGTAGCATCTGTTGGAATTGATAGGGGAGATAACGGAGCGATACTTGCAGCCCAAATTTTAAGTGTTCATTACCCAGAAATTAAAGAGAAACTAATTGAACTAAGAAATGAATATAAAGAGAAAGTATACAAAAGCAATGAAGAAATTCCCGAACTAATCAAAGGAAAATATATTCAAAATGATTTCTTAAAGGTAGATGAGCTTAAGATTAGCGAGCCTGATTATATTGATTTTGAAGTTGATAACGTTGAGGTTCCAATTATTGTATCCAATTACAGCGATATAACAATAGCTAAAAAAGTAGCTGTTATTCTTGATAGACTTAAGATATCCCATGATTTAAAAGTTCTTGGTCCTATAAGACAACCGAAAAGATTTGAAAGTTATGTTAAAAGTGTTGAAGAAAGCGCATGCCTGTTTATTGGAATAAGTTCTAATGCCTCCATTTTGACAGGTGCATTATCAAGCCTTACTACCAAGCCAATTATTGGAGTGCCATGTAATAACGAATCAGGATACAATTCAATATTTTCAATGGTTAATATGCCACCAGGCGTTCCTGTAGCAACCGTAGGTTTGAATAATGGAAGAAACGCTGCAATTCTCGCAGGTGAAATTCTTGCAATAAAAGATGAAGAAGTAAGACACATTTTAGAAAAAACTAAAAGTAAAAAAATTAATGTATAGTGATTATATGAATTTTTTAGAAAACGAAAATATTATTGAAATTGATGATGAAGTCAGCAGCGAATATGAGGCTGCAAAAATACTTCGTGAATATCCTACTGATACTGTAATCTTAAATAATGTGAAAGGATTTGATATACCAATAATTTCAGGGATTTGTAATACAAGAGCAAAAATTGCTAAATCCATTAATTGTGAAGTTTCCCAAATTACTGAAAAAATAATTAATGCTAGCGACAAACCTATAAAAGTCGATGAATTTACAGATTTCTCTGATTATGAAACTAGTGAAGCTGATTTGAATAAAATACCTATTTTAACACATTATAAAAGAGATGGTGGAGCATATATTACAGCGGGTGTTGTTTTTGCACGTGACCCTGAAACTGGCATTCAAAATGCTTCAATTCATAGGATGATGGTGCTTGACAATAAGAGACTAGCTATCAGAATTGTACCAAGAAATCTTTATACTTATTTCCAAAAAGCCCAAAAGATTGGAAAAGACTTGGAAATTGCAATTGCAATTGGAATGGATCCGGCAATTCTACTTGCAAGTACAACCTCAATTCCAATTGACTATAATGAAATGGATGTTGCAAACGCATTCAAAGATTCTAATTTGGAGTTGATTAAGACTCCAAATGGCCTTGAAATTCCTAAAGCAGACATCATATTGGAAGGTAAGATATCTGTAACTGAAACTACTCCTGAAGGTCCTTTTGTAGATTTAACTGACACTTACGATATTATACGTGACCAGCCAGTCA
The genomic region above belongs to Methanobrevibacter sp. and contains:
- the purE gene encoding 5-(carboxyamino)imidazole ribonucleotide mutase encodes the protein MTPKIMIILGSGSDIDIAKKSVDILEKLEIPYSLKIASAHRTPHLVRELVIRGEEAGIEVFIGIAGLAAHLPGIIASHTSKPVIGVPVEGKLDGLDALYSTIQLPYPTPVASVGIDRGDNGAILAAQILSVHYPEIKEKLIELRNEYKEKVYKSNEEIPELIKGKYIQNDFLKVDELKISEPDYIDFEVDNVEVPIIVSNYSDITIAKKVAVILDRLKISHDLKVLGPIRQPKRFESYVKSVEESACLFIGISSNASILTGALSSLTTKPIIGVPCNNESGYNSIFSMVNMPPGVPVATVGLNNGRNAAILAGEILAIKDEEVRHILEKTKSKKINV
- a CDS encoding UbiD family decarboxylase, translating into MNFLENENIIEIDDEVSSEYEAAKILREYPTDTVILNNVKGFDIPIISGICNTRAKIAKSINCEVSQITEKIINASDKPIKVDEFTDFSDYETSEADLNKIPILTHYKRDGGAYITAGVVFARDPETGIQNASIHRMMVLDNKRLAIRIVPRNLYTYFQKAQKIGKDLEIAIAIGMDPAILLASTTSIPIDYNEMDVANAFKDSNLELIKTPNGLEIPKADIILEGKISVTETTPEGPFVDLTDTYDIIRDQPVITLSKMHIVKENPYYHAIIPAGFEHKLLQGLPQEPRIYKSVKNAVPTVETVVLTEGGCCWLHAAISINKQTEGDGKNAIMAALSAHPSLKHAIVVDTDVDVFDPQDVEYAVATRVKADKDIMIVPNVRGSSLDPVAESDGTTTKMGIDATKSFKNIEKFERVSFGE